One genomic window of Pigmentiphaga litoralis includes the following:
- a CDS encoding CaiB/BaiF CoA transferase family protein, whose translation MLSDFRVLDLTWVLGGPFAGQLLAQLGAEVIKVEPLEGDLSRQVSRHGSEFEGDSGFFLSVNRGKSSIAMDLKSPEGREVFYDLVRECDAVVYGFAPGVPARLGLDRDALLAVNPRLCIAQMIGLHDQPPYADAPAFDLVVQALSGVMSITGEPGGAPVRVGYQVADLAGGLYLALACLGGMLKALKTGRGELVQVSLLDCQLALLTWQAQNYFVSGEVPHANGARHPVIAPSDIYRCLDDKFIAISPTGQQFWRTFCAAIDRKDLINDPRFALPKDRVRHVDDLTAILQDVFRRYTAADWQERLFASRVPAGAVHDVAQAVDQPLAHLRKMVEDLPHPATGETLRFLGNPFKYPSAHPLSYPPSLGSDTQAVLSRVCGYDAARIADLTGQRVVATGKSV comes from the coding sequence ATGCTGTCCGACTTTCGCGTTCTTGACCTGACCTGGGTGCTGGGCGGCCCGTTTGCCGGGCAACTGCTGGCGCAGCTGGGCGCCGAGGTCATCAAGGTCGAGCCGCTGGAAGGCGACCTGTCGCGGCAGGTGTCGCGCCACGGTTCCGAATTCGAAGGCGACTCGGGCTTCTTTCTTTCGGTGAATCGCGGCAAGTCCAGCATTGCGATGGACTTGAAATCGCCGGAAGGCCGCGAGGTGTTCTACGACCTGGTCCGGGAGTGCGACGCAGTCGTCTATGGCTTTGCGCCGGGCGTGCCGGCGCGCCTGGGCCTGGACCGCGATGCCTTGCTGGCCGTGAACCCGCGCCTGTGCATTGCGCAGATGATCGGCCTGCACGACCAGCCGCCGTATGCGGATGCCCCCGCCTTCGACCTCGTGGTCCAAGCGTTGAGCGGTGTCATGAGCATCACCGGCGAACCCGGTGGCGCGCCGGTGCGTGTCGGCTATCAGGTGGCCGATCTGGCGGGCGGCCTGTACCTGGCGTTGGCCTGCCTGGGCGGCATGCTCAAGGCCCTGAAGACCGGCCGCGGCGAACTGGTGCAGGTGTCGCTGCTGGATTGCCAGCTGGCGCTGCTGACGTGGCAGGCGCAGAACTACTTTGTGTCGGGCGAGGTGCCGCACGCCAATGGCGCGCGTCATCCGGTGATCGCCCCCAGCGATATCTACCGCTGCCTGGACGACAAATTCATTGCCATCTCGCCTACCGGGCAGCAGTTCTGGCGGACGTTTTGCGCGGCGATCGACCGCAAGGACCTGATTAACGACCCGCGTTTTGCCTTGCCCAAGGACCGCGTCAGACATGTCGATGACCTGACCGCGATCCTGCAGGACGTCTTCCGCCGCTACACGGCGGCCGACTGGCAGGAACGGTTGTTTGCGTCGCGCGTGCCGGCGGGCGCGGTGCATGACGTGGCGCAGGCGGTGGATCAACCCCTGGCGCATCTGCGCAAGATGGTTGAAGACCTGCCCCACCCCGCCACCGGCGAAACCTTGCGGTTTCTGGGCAACCCGTTCAAGTATCCCTCGGCCCACCCCCTGTCCTATCCTCCGTCGTTGGGATCGGATACGCAGGCCGTGCTGTCGCGGGTATGCGGCTATGACGCCGCGCGAATCGCCGACCTGACCGGCCAGCGCGTTGTGGCGACCGGAAAGTCCGTCTGA
- a CDS encoding LysR substrate-binding domain-containing protein, translated as MRRGHPMERRALPLNALRTFEVVARNLSFTRAAAELGVTHGAVSRQIIALETSMRMPLFHREGSRIRLTNEGSRLFTGVAPALDRIAATMDSLQDSTAARVLSVNAPPTFTMRWLIPRLTGFQRANQNAEVRLATGTGSPQTLKMNDYDVVIRRLADDDDAETLRPTPFLSGALVAVASPDLIGTRPVQSLDDIAPFRLIEAATNVVGWPDWFARAGGSMPTPTRFLRLEEMFYAVQAALDGLGVALVPSALVVDDLAAGRLQRILDVPGVFERDYCHVVSPVTRNPELARAFCAWLDHEGQEARRLSSSVMGDGMA; from the coding sequence ATGCGACGGGGACATCCGATGGAACGGCGGGCATTGCCTTTAAACGCGCTGCGCACCTTCGAAGTGGTAGCGCGCAACCTGAGTTTTACGCGCGCGGCCGCGGAACTGGGCGTGACGCACGGTGCGGTCAGCCGGCAGATCATCGCGCTGGAAACCTCGATGCGCATGCCGTTGTTCCATCGTGAAGGTTCGCGCATCCGGCTGACCAACGAAGGCTCCCGCCTGTTCACCGGGGTGGCGCCCGCGCTGGATCGCATCGCGGCAACCATGGACAGCCTGCAGGACAGCACGGCCGCGCGCGTGCTGTCGGTCAACGCCCCGCCTACCTTCACCATGCGCTGGCTGATCCCTCGGCTGACCGGGTTCCAGCGGGCCAATCAGAATGCCGAAGTGCGGCTGGCCACCGGCACCGGGTCGCCCCAGACCTTGAAGATGAACGACTACGACGTGGTGATCCGGCGCCTGGCGGACGATGACGATGCCGAGACGCTTCGGCCCACGCCGTTTCTGTCGGGCGCGCTGGTAGCGGTTGCGTCGCCAGACCTGATCGGTACGCGCCCGGTGCAAAGTCTCGACGACATCGCTCCCTTCCGCCTGATCGAGGCGGCGACCAATGTCGTGGGCTGGCCGGACTGGTTTGCACGCGCAGGCGGCAGCATGCCGACGCCCACCCGGTTCCTGCGGCTGGAAGAAATGTTCTATGCGGTGCAGGCGGCGCTGGATGGATTGGGCGTGGCGCTTGTGCCGTCGGCCCTGGTGGTCGATGATCTGGCGGCCGGACGGCTGCAGCGGATCCTGGATGTCCCCGGCGTGTTCGAGCGCGACTACTGCCACGTCGTGTCGCCCGTCACGCGCAACCCGGAACTGGCCCGCGCGTTCTGCGCGTGGCTGGATCATGAGGGGCAGGAAGCGCGCCGCCTGTCGAGTTCCGTGATGGGCGATGGCATGGCGTGA
- a CDS encoding Bug family tripartite tricarboxylate transporter substrate binding protein, with protein MTHLPSLLPAVWPSTLRATFVALALPLAALPLAALTPAAQAQPAAFPSKPIRLVCAHAAGGAADQLSRIVSQQLSTTLGQPVVVENRPGASTMIAAEQVARSPADGYTLLMATVTTLSINPALYAKMRYDPIKDFAPISIVASTPFFLGVNAALPITSVRELVAAAKAAPGGLNYGSSGQGTSSHLAGELFTSMSNTQMVHVPYKATATRNTDLSAGSIQVVFGNDLLEFAKTGKVRILGVTSAQRLSGYPDIPTVAEAGGMPGYDASVWYGLVAPAGTPPAIVAKINDALRTAVADPAVRQQIMSTLGGDAVGSTPEAFASMIKSDRDKWTQVITRAHIKAEE; from the coding sequence ATGACCCACCTTCCGTCCCTGCTGCCTGCCGTATGGCCTTCAACGCTGCGCGCCACCTTCGTCGCGCTGGCTCTGCCTCTGGCTGCCTTGCCCCTGGCAGCGCTGACGCCGGCGGCCCAGGCCCAGCCCGCGGCCTTTCCGAGCAAGCCGATCCGGCTGGTGTGCGCGCATGCGGCCGGCGGCGCCGCTGACCAGCTGTCACGCATCGTGTCGCAGCAGTTGTCGACCACGCTTGGGCAACCCGTGGTGGTCGAAAATCGGCCCGGCGCCAGCACCATGATTGCCGCGGAACAGGTCGCCCGATCGCCCGCCGATGGCTACACGCTATTGATGGCGACGGTGACGACCTTGTCGATCAACCCCGCGCTGTACGCCAAGATGCGTTATGACCCGATCAAGGATTTCGCGCCGATATCGATCGTGGCTTCGACCCCTTTCTTCCTGGGGGTGAACGCCGCCCTGCCGATCACGTCGGTGCGCGAACTGGTCGCGGCGGCCAAGGCCGCGCCAGGTGGTCTCAACTACGGGTCGTCGGGCCAAGGCACCTCGTCGCATCTGGCGGGCGAACTGTTCACGTCGATGTCGAACACGCAAATGGTCCATGTGCCCTACAAGGCAACCGCGACGCGGAACACCGACTTGTCCGCCGGTTCCATACAGGTTGTCTTCGGCAACGACCTGCTGGAATTCGCCAAGACCGGCAAGGTGCGGATCTTGGGCGTGACGTCGGCGCAGCGGCTGTCCGGCTATCCGGACATTCCTACCGTGGCCGAAGCGGGTGGCATGCCGGGCTATGACGCCAGTGTCTGGTATGGCCTGGTTGCCCCGGCCGGCACACCTCCGGCGATCGTTGCAAAGATCAACGACGCGCTGCGCACCGCCGTGGCCGACCCGGCGGTGCGTCAGCAGATCATGAGCACGTTGGGCGGCGATGCCGTCGGCAGCACGCCGGAAGCCTTCGCATCGATGATCAAAAGCGATCGGGACAAGTGGACCCAGGTGATTACCCGGGCGCATATCAAGGCAGAAGAATAG
- the mdlC gene encoding benzoylformate decarboxylase, whose product MSATESTPSAPQTTVREAVLDLLRAFGMTTIFGNPGSTELPLFLDFPDDFEYVLGLQEAVVVGMADGYAQAKRNAAFVNLHSAAGVGNAMGNIFTAHKNRTPMVITAGQQARSILPFDPFLFSNQATELPKPYVKWSCEPARAEDVPLAIARAYYIAMQEPQGPVLVSVPADDWARTCEPVAPRVVSSVVRPDAAVLATIAHKLDAAQRPAFVIGAAVDRSGAWDEVLQLAERHNAAVFVAPMSGRCGFPEDHRLFSGFLPAMREKIVSLLNGHDVVFALGAPAFTYHVEGFGPHLPEGAELVQLIDDPSIAAWAPVGTSAVGNIKAGVRDLLDLSQPAQRDLPPLRVPAPRAEPTPVMSAAFALQTLAEVRDAHSIIVEESPSARPVMHRYLPMLHSETFYTMCSGGLGHSMPAAVGVALAKPDQKIIALIGDGSAMYSIQALWTAARLRLPITFIIINNRRYAALQEFASTFGFKPEDPLVGTALPDLDFIALARGHAMRGVRVEDPATLHDVLREALASPEPILVDIQVG is encoded by the coding sequence ATCAGCGCGACAGAATCAACTCCTTCAGCCCCACAGACCACCGTTCGGGAAGCCGTCCTGGATCTGCTGCGCGCCTTCGGCATGACCACCATCTTCGGCAACCCGGGGTCGACCGAGCTGCCGCTGTTCCTTGATTTTCCGGACGATTTCGAATACGTCCTCGGCTTGCAGGAAGCCGTCGTGGTCGGCATGGCCGACGGCTACGCGCAGGCCAAGCGCAACGCCGCGTTCGTGAACCTGCATTCGGCAGCCGGTGTCGGCAATGCGATGGGCAACATCTTTACGGCGCACAAGAACCGCACGCCCATGGTGATCACGGCCGGCCAGCAGGCCCGCTCCATCCTGCCCTTCGACCCCTTCCTGTTTTCGAACCAGGCGACCGAACTGCCCAAGCCCTACGTGAAGTGGAGCTGCGAGCCGGCGCGTGCCGAAGACGTGCCGCTGGCCATTGCGCGGGCCTACTACATTGCCATGCAGGAACCGCAAGGCCCGGTGCTGGTGTCGGTCCCGGCCGATGACTGGGCGCGCACCTGCGAGCCGGTGGCGCCGCGTGTGGTCAGTTCCGTGGTCCGCCCCGACGCCGCCGTGCTGGCGACCATTGCCCACAAACTGGATGCCGCCCAGCGTCCGGCCTTCGTGATCGGCGCCGCCGTGGACCGCAGTGGTGCGTGGGACGAGGTGCTGCAACTGGCCGAACGCCACAACGCCGCAGTGTTCGTGGCACCCATGTCGGGCCGCTGCGGGTTCCCGGAAGACCATCGTCTGTTCAGCGGCTTCCTGCCCGCCATGCGCGAAAAGATCGTCAGCCTGCTGAACGGTCACGACGTGGTCTTTGCGCTGGGCGCGCCGGCCTTCACGTATCACGTCGAAGGCTTCGGCCCGCACCTGCCCGAAGGCGCGGAACTCGTGCAACTGATCGACGATCCCTCCATTGCCGCCTGGGCCCCGGTCGGCACATCGGCAGTCGGCAACATCAAGGCCGGCGTGCGGGATCTGCTGGACCTGAGCCAACCCGCGCAACGCGATCTGCCGCCACTGCGCGTGCCGGCGCCGCGCGCCGAACCCACGCCGGTCATGTCGGCCGCCTTTGCCTTGCAGACCCTGGCCGAAGTGCGCGATGCGCATTCGATCATCGTGGAAGAGTCGCCCAGCGCGCGGCCGGTCATGCACCGCTACCTGCCGATGCTGCACAGCGAAACCTTCTACACCATGTGCAGCGGCGGGCTGGGCCACAGCATGCCCGCAGCCGTGGGCGTGGCGCTGGCCAAGCCCGATCAAAAGATCATTGCGCTGATCGGTGACGGGTCGGCCATGTATTCGATCCAGGCCTTGTGGACCGCGGCGCGTCTGCGTCTGCCCATCACCTTTATCATCATCAACAACCGGCGGTATGCGGCGCTGCAGGAGTTTGCATCCACCTTCGGTTTCAAACCCGAAGACCCGCTGGTAGGAACGGCCTTGCCTGATCTGGACTTCATTGCGCTCGCCCGCGGGCATGCCATGCGCGGTGTGCGTGTCGAAGATCCGGCCACGCTGCACGATGTGCTGCGCGAGGCACTGGCCAGCCCTGAACCGATCCTGGTCGATATCCAGGTCGGCTGA
- a CDS encoding aldo/keto reductase, with protein MSHFFHRALGNTGLTVSPICFGGNVFGWSLDEAASLAMLDALPDHGINFIDTADAYSAWVDGNQGGESEALIGTWFKTRGRRSDVVLATKVGSPMATSPGGLKADTIVRGVEASLQRLQTDYIDLYQSHRDDADTPIDETLEAFDKLVRAGKVRALGASNFSADRLKASLDASAANGWAAYTTLQPLYNLMDREAFEQDLMAVCLENDIAVIPYFSLASGFLTGKYRTDADIAANPTRGERVRKYLTPRGQRVVAALDTVAAETGASPASVALAWLMARPAIGAPIASATSLTQLAALSAAMSLTLTEPQQALLTTASAP; from the coding sequence ATGTCCCACTTTTTTCATCGCGCTCTGGGCAACACCGGCCTGACTGTGTCGCCCATCTGTTTTGGCGGCAACGTGTTCGGTTGGTCCCTGGATGAAGCGGCGTCACTGGCCATGCTGGACGCGCTGCCCGATCACGGCATCAACTTCATCGACACGGCCGACGCGTATTCGGCGTGGGTCGACGGCAATCAGGGCGGCGAATCCGAAGCGCTGATCGGCACCTGGTTCAAGACGCGCGGCCGGCGCAGCGACGTGGTGCTGGCGACCAAGGTGGGCAGCCCCATGGCCACCAGCCCCGGTGGCCTGAAGGCGGACACCATCGTGCGCGGAGTCGAAGCGTCGCTGCAGCGCCTGCAGACCGATTACATCGATCTCTATCAATCCCATCGCGACGATGCCGATACCCCCATCGACGAAACGCTGGAAGCCTTCGACAAGCTGGTGCGTGCAGGCAAGGTGCGGGCCCTGGGCGCGTCGAATTTTTCGGCCGACCGCCTCAAAGCCTCGCTCGATGCCAGCGCCGCGAACGGGTGGGCCGCGTACACCACGTTGCAGCCGCTCTACAACCTGATGGACCGCGAGGCGTTCGAGCAGGATCTGATGGCCGTCTGCCTTGAGAACGACATCGCCGTCATTCCGTATTTCTCGTTGGCCAGCGGCTTCCTGACCGGCAAGTACCGCACCGATGCCGACATTGCGGCGAACCCGACACGCGGTGAACGGGTCCGCAAGTACCTGACGCCGCGCGGCCAGCGCGTGGTGGCCGCGCTGGATACCGTGGCGGCCGAGACAGGCGCCAGCCCGGCATCGGTCGCACTGGCCTGGCTGATGGCGCGGCCTGCCATCGGGGCACCCATCGCCAGCGCCACGTCCTTGACGCAATTGGCGGCCTTGTCGGCCGCCATGTCGCTGACCCTGACCGAACCGCAGCAGGCCTTGCTGACGACGGCCAGCGCGCCATGA
- a CDS encoding MaoC family dehydratase, which yields MLKKTITQTQEKFDNYGKLNGDNDILHYDDAYARERGFRGTLGHGLMYTGYVADLAAKKYGADWHYRGELTVKFVAPVCPGDELEVLLADDGKAECRSQFGTTLVGSATLKD from the coding sequence ATGCTGAAGAAGACGATTACGCAGACGCAGGAAAAGTTCGACAACTACGGTAAGCTCAACGGCGATAACGACATCCTCCACTACGACGATGCCTATGCCAGAGAACGCGGTTTTCGCGGCACGCTTGGCCACGGGCTGATGTACACCGGCTACGTGGCCGACCTGGCGGCGAAAAAGTACGGCGCCGACTGGCATTACCGCGGTGAACTGACCGTCAAATTCGTGGCCCCCGTATGCCCGGGCGATGAACTCGAGGTCCTGCTTGCCGACGATGGCAAGGCCGAATGCCGTTCGCAATTCGGCACGACGCTGGTGGGGTCAGCCACATTGAAAGACTGA
- the hmpA gene encoding NO-inducible flavohemoprotein, with protein sequence MLSVPHRNIVKATVPVLEQGGEALTTHFYRILLQDHPEVRPLFNPAHQADGAQPRALANGLLKVARHIDQLDVLGDLFAVIVNKHVSLQIQPEHYPAVGASLLQAIREVLGPDLATDDVVDAWAATYGLLAGMLTSAEGQAYDALAAAPGGWRGGRAFRVADKREESKEITSFTFAPADGLPVLAFAPGQYIGLRLFVNGVDVRRNYSLSAAANGRDYRISVKREPGGVVSNHLHDHVGIDDTVHLFPPAGHLTLQAGSRPVVLISGGVGITPMLPLMSAALAAGREVRFIHCARDAGVHAFRDWVDGHLEHHPALSTFYCYERHDGRVDGDNVDGGNDDGHNDAASRRASAPHAVGRLNRAHLAEWLPGHRDVDAYVIGPKPFMTSVLQDLRALDVPPAQCHYEFFGPAEVL encoded by the coding sequence ATGCTTTCCGTTCCACACCGCAACATCGTCAAGGCCACCGTGCCTGTGCTTGAACAGGGCGGCGAAGCATTGACCACCCACTTCTACCGCATCTTGTTGCAGGACCACCCCGAGGTCCGGCCGCTGTTCAATCCGGCGCATCAGGCCGACGGCGCCCAGCCCCGCGCACTCGCCAACGGCTTGCTGAAAGTGGCGCGTCACATCGATCAGCTGGACGTCCTGGGCGACCTGTTCGCGGTCATCGTGAACAAGCATGTGTCCTTGCAGATCCAGCCGGAGCACTACCCGGCGGTGGGCGCCTCGTTGTTGCAGGCGATCCGCGAGGTGCTCGGGCCCGATCTGGCGACCGATGACGTGGTGGATGCCTGGGCTGCCACCTATGGGCTGCTGGCGGGCATGCTGACGTCGGCGGAAGGCCAGGCCTACGATGCGCTGGCCGCCGCACCCGGCGGATGGCGCGGCGGGCGGGCGTTCCGCGTTGCCGACAAGCGCGAGGAAAGCAAAGAGATCACCTCATTCACCTTTGCACCGGCCGATGGCTTGCCCGTCCTGGCTTTCGCGCCGGGCCAATACATCGGGCTGCGGCTGTTCGTGAACGGTGTTGATGTCAGGCGCAACTATTCGCTGTCGGCAGCGGCCAACGGGCGCGACTACCGCATCAGCGTGAAGCGCGAACCGGGCGGCGTCGTGTCCAACCATCTGCATGATCACGTCGGGATCGATGACACCGTCCACCTGTTTCCGCCGGCAGGCCACCTGACGCTTCAAGCCGGCTCGCGGCCGGTCGTGCTCATCAGTGGCGGCGTCGGCATCACGCCCATGCTGCCGCTGATGTCGGCCGCGCTGGCCGCCGGCCGCGAGGTCCGTTTCATCCACTGCGCGCGGGATGCCGGCGTGCATGCGTTTCGCGATTGGGTGGACGGCCATCTTGAGCACCATCCGGCATTGAGCACGTTCTATTGCTATGAGCGGCATGACGGGAGGGTGGACGGTGACAACGTTGATGGTGGCAACGATGACGGCCACAACGATGCGGCGTCACGGCGCGCCTCGGCGCCCCACGCCGTCGGCCGGCTGAATCGGGCCCACCTGGCGGAATGGCTGCCTGGCCATCGCGATGTCGATGCCTATGTGATCGGTCCCAAGCCCTTCATGACGTCGGTGCTGCAGGACCTGCGCGCGCTGGACGTGCCGCCGGCGCAATGTCATTACGAGTTCTTCGGGCCTGCGGAGGTGCTGTGA
- a CDS encoding citryl-CoA lyase produces MADTGPAADRATDTRPATRISTSDATSITVGGKDLINELIGEYSYTEMLYFLTCHRRPDAARVRVLDACLVTLMEHGLTPSAVIARLMADSVPGEPQVAIASGLLAIGSVFAGTTEQCAALLVDLQAEEAAGNTDALRLRAEAFRDSRSPIPGFGHATHKPDDPRAIRLFEVGRQAGVSGAHVETLQRFGAAVDAASGRHLTINATGAIAALLLEIGVPIAAMRSFSVVSRAGGLAGHLLEEAARPSARAIWRASKAAVRYEPPEQG; encoded by the coding sequence ATGGCAGACACCGGACCCGCCGCGGATCGCGCAACTGATACGCGACCCGCAACTCGCATTTCCACCTCCGACGCAACGTCCATTACGGTAGGCGGGAAGGATCTGATCAACGAGCTGATCGGCGAGTACAGCTACACCGAAATGCTGTATTTCCTGACCTGCCACCGCCGGCCCGATGCGGCCCGGGTGCGGGTGCTGGATGCCTGCCTGGTAACGCTCATGGAACACGGCCTGACGCCCAGTGCCGTCATTGCGCGGCTGATGGCCGATAGCGTGCCAGGCGAGCCGCAGGTAGCGATTGCGTCGGGCCTGCTGGCCATCGGCAGCGTGTTTGCTGGCACCACCGAGCAGTGTGCGGCGCTGTTGGTCGACTTGCAGGCCGAAGAAGCGGCGGGCAATACGGATGCCTTGCGGCTGCGTGCGGAAGCCTTCCGCGACAGCCGCAGTCCCATCCCTGGCTTTGGTCATGCGACCCACAAACCTGACGACCCGCGGGCAATCCGCTTATTCGAGGTGGGCCGACAGGCGGGCGTGTCGGGCGCACACGTCGAAACCTTGCAACGCTTCGGCGCGGCGGTCGATGCCGCGTCGGGACGGCATCTGACCATCAATGCCACTGGCGCGATTGCTGCGTTGCTGCTCGAGATCGGCGTGCCGATCGCGGCCATGCGCAGCTTTTCGGTGGTGTCGCGTGCAGGCGGACTGGCAGGGCATTTGCTGGAAGAAGCGGCTAGGCCGTCGGCGCGGGCCATCTGGCGCGCGAGCAAGGCAGCGGTGCGGTACGAACCGCCGGAACAGGGCTGA
- a CDS encoding aldehyde dehydrogenase, translated as MTAITMLIDGARVAASNGATFERRNPLDGEVATQAPAATVEDAVRAADAAARAFETWRHVGPSERRALLMKAAAALEAKTDAFIAAMAAETGASAMWSGFNVHLAAGMFLEAAALTTQISGEIIPSDVPGSVAMAVRQGAGVVLGMAPWNAPVILGVRALAVPLACGNTVVFKGSEVCPATHGLIVDALDEAGFPKGVVNFITNAPADAGAVVEAVVAHPAVRRVNFTGSTRVGKIIAMTCAKYLKPVVLELGGKAPLVLLDDADIDAAVNAAAFGAFANSGQICMSTERIVVDRAIADEFVAKFAAKASALPLQDPRKGPGVLGSVVDMSTVERCNALIDDALAKGAKLVCGGKAENTLMPATILDHVTADMKIYSEESFGPVKAVVRVSGVDEAVASANDTEYGLSSAVFGRDVSRAMLVAQRIESGICHINGPTVHDEAQMPFGGVKASGIGRFGGKAGIHEFTELRWITLQTTPRHYPF; from the coding sequence ATGACCGCAATCACCATGTTGATCGACGGCGCCCGTGTGGCCGCCAGCAACGGCGCCACCTTCGAACGGCGCAATCCGCTTGATGGCGAAGTCGCGACCCAGGCGCCCGCCGCCACGGTGGAAGACGCCGTGCGCGCCGCCGATGCCGCCGCTCGGGCTTTCGAAACCTGGCGCCACGTCGGCCCGAGCGAGCGCCGCGCGCTGCTCATGAAAGCCGCCGCCGCGCTTGAAGCCAAGACCGATGCCTTTATTGCGGCGATGGCCGCGGAGACCGGCGCATCGGCCATGTGGTCCGGCTTCAACGTGCACCTGGCCGCCGGCATGTTCCTGGAAGCCGCCGCGCTCACCACGCAGATCAGTGGCGAAATCATTCCGTCGGACGTGCCCGGCAGCGTGGCCATGGCCGTGCGCCAGGGCGCAGGGGTCGTGCTGGGCATGGCGCCATGGAACGCACCGGTGATCCTGGGCGTGCGCGCCCTGGCCGTGCCGCTGGCTTGCGGCAACACCGTCGTGTTCAAGGGATCCGAAGTCTGCCCGGCCACCCATGGCCTGATCGTCGACGCGCTGGATGAAGCCGGCTTCCCCAAAGGCGTCGTCAACTTCATTACCAATGCCCCGGCCGATGCGGGCGCCGTGGTCGAAGCCGTGGTGGCGCACCCGGCCGTGCGCCGCGTCAACTTCACGGGCTCGACGCGGGTCGGCAAGATCATTGCGATGACCTGCGCCAAGTACCTGAAGCCGGTGGTACTGGAGCTGGGCGGCAAGGCCCCGCTGGTGCTGCTGGACGATGCCGATATCGACGCAGCCGTGAACGCCGCGGCCTTTGGCGCCTTCGCCAACTCGGGCCAGATCTGCATGTCGACCGAACGGATCGTGGTCGACCGCGCCATTGCCGATGAATTCGTGGCCAAGTTCGCGGCCAAGGCCAGCGCGCTGCCGCTGCAGGACCCGCGCAAGGGCCCCGGCGTATTGGGGTCGGTGGTGGACATGAGCACGGTCGAACGCTGCAACGCCTTGATCGATGACGCACTCGCCAAAGGCGCCAAACTGGTGTGCGGCGGCAAGGCCGAAAACACGTTGATGCCCGCAACGATTCTGGATCACGTCACGGCCGACATGAAGATCTATTCCGAAGAATCCTTCGGTCCGGTCAAGGCAGTGGTACGCGTCAGCGGTGTCGACGAAGCGGTGGCCTCGGCCAACGACACGGAATACGGCCTGTCGTCAGCCGTGTTCGGCCGCGACGTGTCGCGCGCCATGCTGGTGGCGCAGCGCATCGAATCGGGCATCTGCCACATCAACGGCCCGACCGTGCACGACGAAGCGCAGATGCCGTTTGGCGGCGTCAAGGCCAGCGGTATCGGCCGCTTCGGCGGCAAGGCCGGCATCCACGAGTTCACCGAACTGCGCTGGATCACCCTGCAAACCACGCCGCGTCACTACCCGTTCTGA
- a CDS encoding Bug family tripartite tricarboxylate transporter substrate binding protein, whose amino-acid sequence MALGCVTLVSAVAALALPAVAHAQAWPNKPVKVVVNFPPGGAADQIARAITGPLQEVLGQSVVVENKGGAGGNIGGESVARSTPDGYTLLMSSGGMVSVNPFIYPKMSFDPSKDLVPVAAAARVKVFLVTKPGKLPGDIKGFIDYLKANPGKLTYGSPGNGSSPHLAGEMFQSEAKVTAVHVPYRGAAPALVDLLAGQIDFVFDPGIAMQHVQAGRLTMLAVGSMTRSPLFPNVPTLNEAGLKGFDADTVFGFYAPAGTPQDIVTRLNTEINRIIATPAFKERMLALGGDPAPMSPAQFHDKAMEDAKRFGAIIQAKKIVGD is encoded by the coding sequence ATGGCGCTTGGATGCGTCACCCTCGTATCGGCCGTCGCCGCGCTGGCCTTGCCCGCCGTGGCCCATGCCCAGGCCTGGCCCAACAAGCCCGTCAAGGTCGTCGTCAACTTCCCGCCGGGCGGCGCCGCCGACCAGATCGCGCGCGCCATCACCGGTCCGTTGCAGGAAGTGCTCGGCCAATCGGTCGTGGTCGAAAACAAGGGCGGTGCGGGCGGCAACATCGGCGGCGAATCGGTCGCGCGCTCCACGCCCGATGGCTACACCCTGCTGATGAGCTCGGGCGGCATGGTGTCGGTCAACCCCTTCATCTACCCGAAGATGTCGTTCGACCCGTCCAAAGACCTGGTGCCCGTCGCTGCCGCCGCGCGCGTCAAGGTGTTCCTGGTCACCAAGCCGGGCAAACTGCCGGGCGACATCAAGGGCTTCATTGATTACCTGAAAGCCAACCCTGGCAAACTGACCTACGGGTCGCCCGGCAACGGCAGCTCGCCGCATCTGGCGGGTGAGATGTTCCAGAGCGAAGCCAAGGTGACCGCGGTCCATGTGCCGTATCGCGGCGCCGCGCCCGCCCTGGTGGACCTGCTGGCCGGACAGATCGACTTCGTGTTCGATCCGGGCATCGCCATGCAGCACGTACAGGCCGGCCGCCTGACGATGTTGGCAGTGGGCAGCATGACGCGCTCGCCGCTGTTCCCCAACGTGCCGACCCTGAACGAGGCCGGTTTGAAGGGCTTCGACGCCGACACGGTGTTCGGCTTCTACGCCCCCGCGGGCACGCCGCAGGACATCGTGACGCGCCTGAATACCGAGATCAATCGCATCATCGCAACCCCGGCCTTCAAGGAACGCATGCTGGCCTTGGGCGGCGACCCCGCCCCGATGAGCCCGGCGCAATTCCACGACAAGGCAATGGAAGACGCCAAGCGCTTTGGCGCGATCATCCAGGCGAAGAAGATCGTGGGTGACTGA